In a single window of the Arachis hypogaea cultivar Tifrunner chromosome 6, arahy.Tifrunner.gnm2.J5K5, whole genome shotgun sequence genome:
- the LOC112698126 gene encoding LOB domain-containing protein 29-like, translating to MTGSGTPCGACKFLRRKCVRGCVFAPYFCHEQGATHFAAIHKVFGASNVSKLLAHLPVDHRCEAALTISFEAQARLQDPIYGCVAHIFALQQQVMNLQAQLAYLREQAAQSCNLNPNTTTALYPHHQDLGNSFQMENSTMVPHFLSNSSSNYPSSATQQYHGNTRSSLMMESNPIENYENSSISFNSYSFDETCDTLFFDMKSGSTSISGL from the exons ATGACAGGTTCAGGTACACCTTGTGGAGCCTGCAAATTCTTGAGGAGAAAATGCGTGAGAGGTTGTGTTTTTGCACCTTACTTTTGCCATGAACAAGGTGCTACCCATTTTGCAGCCATTCATAAGGTCTTTGGTGCAAGCAATGTCTCCAAGCTCCTTGCTCATCTTCCTGTCGACCATCGCTGCGAAGCCGCCCTCACCATCTCATTCGAAGCTCAGGCAAGGCTTCAAGATCCAATCTATGGCTGCGTCGCACATATTTTTGCCCTACAACAACAG GTTATGAATTTACAAGCACAGTTGGCTTATTTAAGGGAACAAGCTGCACAGAGTTGTAATCTGAACCCTAATACTACTACTGCTCTTTACCCCCATCACCAAGATCTTGGAAATTCGTTCCAGATGGAGAATTCCACCATGGTTCCACACTTTCTTTCTAATAGTTCATCTAATTATCCCTCATCAGCAACACAACAATACCATGGGAATACTCGTAGTAGTCTCATGATGGAATCAAACCCTATTGAGAACTACGAAAATTCAAGCATCTCCTTTAATTCATATAGCTTTGATGAGACTTGTGACACGCTGTTCTTTGACATGAAAAGTGGATCAACTTCAATAAGTGGTCTTTGA